A stretch of Sandaracinaceae bacterium DNA encodes these proteins:
- a CDS encoding Do family serine endopeptidase — protein MKKGGGLLLGLNLVLSLLALATAGAAIALYWLDPRGAPETEISPATPVTGDDGTRPPPLALGDGPVELADVAAACLPAVVNISTTRTVQAGGPGGNPFFDLLRPFLGDPGPQEAQSLGSGVIVSTDGVILTNHHVVADASEIRVTLADGRELPARAIGSDPESDVAVLRLTPPDGQPLDGLTALAYGDSSDLRQGDAVLAIGNPFGVGQTVTQGIVSATGRAAMGITDYEDFIQTDAAINPGNSGGALVNLRGELVGINTAILSRTGGSHGIGFAIPSNMARPLAEALLRDGHVTRGWLGVAIQDLNPQLARSLGIPATRGVVIMDIEPTGPAATVDLRRGDVISGLDSETIRSSRQFRNLIATRGAGAEVRIRRERQGQAGEVQVSLRPRPAVQAGPPGVPTPGQPAPANATDVGGMLLAPLTDALRSQHGVSPQIASGAVVVGLRDGSPAASAGLRVGDVVTDVNGQPVDGPARAEQLYAQSFLVAMVGIRRGVDQRIVMLRR, from the coding sequence ATGAAGAAGGGTGGGGGGCTCCTGCTCGGGCTGAACCTGGTGCTCAGCCTGCTCGCGCTCGCGACCGCCGGCGCCGCCATCGCGCTCTACTGGCTCGATCCGCGCGGCGCGCCCGAGACCGAGATCAGCCCGGCCACCCCGGTGACCGGCGACGACGGGACCCGTCCGCCGCCGCTCGCGCTGGGTGACGGCCCCGTCGAGCTGGCCGACGTCGCGGCCGCGTGCCTGCCCGCGGTGGTGAACATCTCCACCACCCGCACCGTGCAGGCGGGCGGCCCGGGCGGGAACCCGTTCTTCGATCTGTTGCGGCCGTTCCTCGGAGATCCCGGGCCCCAGGAGGCGCAGAGCCTCGGCTCCGGGGTCATCGTCAGCACCGACGGGGTGATCCTCACCAACCACCACGTGGTCGCGGACGCGAGCGAGATCCGCGTGACCCTGGCCGACGGGCGGGAGCTGCCCGCGCGCGCGATCGGGAGCGACCCGGAGAGCGACGTGGCGGTGCTGCGCCTGACCCCGCCCGACGGTCAGCCCCTCGACGGCCTGACCGCGCTCGCCTACGGCGACAGCAGCGATCTGCGGCAGGGCGACGCGGTGCTCGCCATCGGCAACCCCTTCGGCGTCGGCCAGACGGTGACCCAGGGCATCGTGAGCGCGACCGGCCGCGCGGCGATGGGGATCACGGACTACGAGGACTTCATCCAGACCGACGCCGCGATCAACCCCGGCAACTCGGGGGGCGCGCTCGTGAACCTGCGGGGAGAGCTGGTCGGCATCAACACCGCCATCCTCAGCCGCACGGGGGGCAGCCACGGCATCGGGTTCGCGATTCCGTCCAACATGGCCCGCCCGCTCGCCGAGGCGCTGCTCCGAGACGGCCACGTGACCCGCGGCTGGCTCGGGGTCGCGATCCAGGACCTCAACCCGCAGCTGGCCCGCTCGCTCGGGATCCCGGCCACGCGCGGCGTGGTGATCATGGACATCGAGCCGACGGGCCCGGCCGCGACGGTGGATCTGCGCCGCGGCGACGTGATCAGCGGGCTCGACTCCGAGACGATCCGCTCGAGCCGTCAGTTCCGCAACCTCATCGCCACCCGCGGCGCGGGGGCCGAGGTGCGCATCCGCCGAGAGCGCCAGGGACAGGCCGGAGAGGTGCAGGTGAGCTTGCGCCCGCGCCCCGCGGTTCAGGCCGGTCCGCCCGGCGTCCCCACGCCCGGCCAGCCGGCGCCGGCCAACGCGACCGACGTGGGCGGGATGCTGCTCGCGCCGTTGACCGACGCGCTGCGGAGTCAGCATGGGGTGAGCCCCCAGATCGCGTCGGGGGCGGTCGTGGTCGGCCTCCGCGACGGCTCTCCCGCCGCGAGCGCCGGCCTTCGGGTGGGCGACGTGGTCACCGACGTCAATGGACAGCCGGTCGACGGCCCGGCCCGCGCCGAGCAGCTCTACGCCCAGAGCTTCCTGGTGGCGATGGTCGGGATCCGCCGCGGCGTCGACCAGCGCATCGTCATGCTCCGACGCTGA